A DNA window from Hydra vulgaris chromosome 13, alternate assembly HydraT2T_AEP contains the following coding sequences:
- the LOC136089454 gene encoding uncharacterized protein LOC136089454, producing the protein MNQNKYLQLDFVFIFFSNCYIRGTLQMFWNEPIEIKKGNFLGNFTIPKEYEISFEVYLNKTVTSYANIIHFTIGRDCCDYGSRIATMFYSSDGIAEINAPINGNGNYYYYTNLITLMKWIKITIKQYLSNGHYYYAVEIDGEAVQTVQNNDARSFENVQLYVSDSWHEAPPGFLRNLMVPSVEIDNFSFYRNLISEITMSTSDVIKVPLTVIFGADAIVTYIDPSIEAYDADTCIFSCLQNAKCYSLSFSQTGRVCMLYRVNIRINQNSLSNNIDWDTYLL; encoded by the exons aGATGTTTTGGAACGAgccaattgaaataaaaaaaggcaaTTTTCTTGGAAATTTTACAATACCTAAAGAGTATGAAATATCCtttgaagtttatttaaataaaacagtaaCCTCTTATGCAAACATAATTCATTTTACAATTGGTAGAGATTGTTGTGATTACGGATCAAGAATCGCAACTATGTTTTATTCTAGTGATGGCATTGCGGAAATTAATGCACCAATAAACGGAAATGgcaattattattactataccAATCTGATAACGTTGATGAAATggataaaaattactataaagcAGTATTTGAGTAATGGACACTATTATTATGCTGTTGAGATTGATGGTGAGGCTGTTCAAACAGTGCAAAATAATGATGCAAGATCTTTTGAAAACGTTCAACTGTATGTCAGCGATTCATGGCATGAGGCACCACCAGGATTCTTAAGGAACTTAATGGTGCCAt cggtGGAAATAGAcaacttttcattttatagaaatttaatCAGTGAAATTACCATGTCTACGTCGGATGTTATTAAAGTTCCTCTAACTGTTATATTTGgag CTGACGCTATTGTTACTTATATCGATCCTTCAATTGAAGCGTATGATGCTGACACGTGCATTTTCTCATGCTTGCAAAACGCAAAATGTTATTCACTAAGTTTTTCACAAACTGGGCGTGTATGTATGCTCTATCGTGTTAATATTAGAATCAATCAAAACTCTCTTAGCAATAATATAGATTGGGACACTTACCTATTATAA